A stretch of DNA from Gymnodinialimonas sp. 57CJ19:
CCCGTCGCAGCAGGGGTAGGGGCATGGAAAACGACGTTGCTTTGTCCGTGAAGGACCTCAAGACATACTTCTATAACAATAACCGCTGCAACCGCGCTATCGACGGTGTTTCGTTCGAGATCCGGCAAGGCAAAACGCTATGTATCGTGGGGGAAAGTGGCTGCGGAAAAAGCGTGACAGCTGCCTCTATCATGCAACTTCTGCCAACCTTGAGCCGGATTGAAGAAGGCGAGATCACCTTGCACGGCGCGGACGGACCGGTGCGGATTGATGCTCTGCCGCGTGATGGCGCGCAGATGCGCAGCATCCGCGGCAAAGACATCGCGATGATCTTTCAAGACCCGATGACGGCACTGAACCCAGTCTATTCCATTGGTTTTCAGATCAAAGAAATGCTGATGTATCATACGAAGCTGGGGCGCAAGGCGCGCCATGCCAAGGCGATAGATCTGCTGGCTTCCATGGGCATTCCCATGCCTGAGCGGCGGGTAAACGAATATCCGCATCTCTACTCCGGGGGCATGCGGCAGCGCGCGATGATCGCCATCGCGATGTCGTGCAACCCGCGCATCCTGATCGCTGATGAGCCTACGACCGCGCTCGACGTGACGATTCAGGCGCAGATATTCGAGCTGATGGACACGTTGAAACGCGATAACGGCACGGCGATCATGTTGATCACGCACGACATGGGCGTTGTGGCCGAATTGGCCGATGATGTGGCCGTGATGTATATGGGCAATATCGTGGAAGCGGGGCCGGTGGACGTGGTTATGCGCAATCC
This window harbors:
- a CDS encoding ABC transporter ATP-binding protein, with the translated sequence MENDVALSVKDLKTYFYNNNRCNRAIDGVSFEIRQGKTLCIVGESGCGKSVTAASIMQLLPTLSRIEEGEITLHGADGPVRIDALPRDGAQMRSIRGKDIAMIFQDPMTALNPVYSIGFQIKEMLMYHTKLGRKARHAKAIDLLASMGIPMPERRVNEYPHLYSGGMRQRAMIAIAMSCNPRILIADEPTTALDVTIQAQIFELMDTLKRDNGTAIMLITHDMGVVAELADDVAVMYMGNIVEAGPVDVVMRNPVHPYTRALLDSIPVLGRGKDQEIKAIPGQTPDPYDRPKGCQFADRCAHRIEKCDEMPPETQVSDSHRVMCWRYEEFAADGR